From one Lolium rigidum isolate FL_2022 chromosome 4, APGP_CSIRO_Lrig_0.1, whole genome shotgun sequence genomic stretch:
- the LOC124706050 gene encoding shaggy-related protein kinase epsilon-like: MHMMRRLKSIASGRSSVSDPGGDSGSKRPKFDQDGTGDIVVEPHLSNDKPMRLDKESSSSSSHRDAEASTSTSMNPAKTEETAADLPEGMNDMKISDDKVDGHNDKDAEGVAVDGNGTEAGQVIVTTIGGQNGKPKQKVSYMAERVVGTGSFGVVYQAKCLETGETVAIKKVLQDKRYKNRELQTMQLLDHPSVVQLKHHFFSTTERGEVYLNLVLEYVPETVYRVAKYYNRMNQRVPILYVKLYTYQMCRALAYIHRVVGVCHRDIKPQNLLVNPHTHQLKLCDFGSAKKLVPGEPNISYICSRYYRAPELIFGATEYTTAIDIWSVGCVLAELLVGQPLFPGESGVDQLVEIIKILGTPTREEIRCMNPNYSEFKFPQIKAHPWHKLFGKRMPPEAVDLVSRLLQYSPSLRCTAVDACAHPFFDELRDPKTCLPNGRSLPPLFNFSGAELEGLPVELLHRIIPEHMRK, encoded by the exons ATGCATATGATGCGGCGGCTCAAGAGCATCGCCTCAGGCCGCTCCTCCGTCTCCGATCCG GGTGGTGACTCTGGCTCAAAAAGGCCAAAGTTTGATCAGGATGGTACGGGAGATATTGTCGTCGAACCACATCTATCTAATGATAAACCTATGCGTCTAGACAaagagtcatcatcatcatcctctcatAGAGATGCTGAGGCAAGCACATCTACTAGTATGAATCCTGCTAAAACTGAAGAAACAGCTGCAGATCTTCCAGAAGGAATGAATGATATGAAAATAAGTGATGATAAAGTTGATGGCCATAATGATAAG GACGCTGAAGGGGTTGCCGTTGATGGAAATGGAACAGAAGCAGGTCAGGTCATTGTGACAACGATAGGAGGTCAAAATGGGAAGCCAAAGCAG AAGGTCTCGTACATGGCAGAACGTGTTGTTGGGACTGGTTCATTTGGTGTAGTATACCAG GCCAAGTGCTTGGAAACTGGAGAGACTGTTGCCATTAAGAAGGTGCTGCAGGATAAGAGATACAAGAACAGAGAGCTCCAAACGATGCAATTACTTGACCATCCAAGTGTAGTTCAGCTAAAGCATCATTTCTTTTCGACAACAGAGAGGGGTGAAGTTTACCTAAACCTTGTGCTTGAATACGTCCCGGAGACAGTTTATCGTGTCGCCAAATACTATAATCGGATGAACCAGCGTGTACCCATACTATATGTTAAGTTGTATACGTATCAG ATGTGCCGGGCCCTTGCATATATCCATCGTGTTGTTGGCGTATGCCATCGAGATATTAAGCCACAGAATCTATTG GTCAATCCACATACACATCAACTTAAGCTTTGTGATTTTGGGAGTGCTAAAAAACTG GTCCCTGGAGAGCCAAACATCTCATACATTTGCTCGCGGTACTATAGGGCTCCTGAGCTAATATTTGGAGCTACAGAGTATACCACGGCAATTGACATCTGGTCTGTTGGTTGTGTACTAGCTGAGCTTCTGGTTGGTCAG CCTCTGTTTCCTGGAGAAAGCGGTGTTGACCAATTGGTCGAAATAATAAAG ATTTTGGGTACCCCAACAAGAGAAGAAATCAGATGCATGAACCCGAACTACTCCGAATTCAAATTCCCTCAGATAAAAGCTCATCCCTGGCACAAG CTTTTTGGTAAGCGCATGCCACCTGAAGCGGTTGATCTGGTGTCAAGGCTACTTCAGTACTCACCAAGTCTGCGCTGCACAGCT GTTGACGCTTGTGCCCATCCGTTCTTTGATGAACTGCGGGATCCCAAGACCTGCTTGCCAA